A single window of Salvia splendens isolate huo1 chromosome 8, SspV2, whole genome shotgun sequence DNA harbors:
- the LOC121743913 gene encoding RNA-binding protein BRN1-like isoform X1: protein MAEGESVKLFVGQVPKQMSEVQLLQALRDFALVDEVKLIRDKETRASRGCCFAICPSREEADKAVNACHEKITLPGASRLLQMKYADGELERLENKLFIGMLPKTVSDAEVSALFSVYGTIKDLQILRGSGQTSKGCAFMKFETKEQALAAIEALNGKHKMEGSYIPLVVKWADTEKERQTRKVRKALLQASTLQIASGQQQAVYGALPMSYMPAYNGYGYQTPGPYNFVRYRLPQLQNRPTFPNFVPTTDQGRSIRGAVPDPSSGASSSNYAAPSANYIGSAYPTTPGVHYPWTHPRAIMNNQQFGASSTLSPSSSSSQAVAASRVRPSSLVHVEGPRGANLFIFHIPQQYGDVQLANLFLRFGRVLSAKVFVDKTTNVSKCFGFVSYDSPAAAQNAINAMNGYQLGGKKLKVQLKRESNKKNLNFEIQLHRKVGNFCHAGMELIKRPAITWRLECQGFHLLLLLTSLVQFCHRCFLFMIHYE, encoded by the exons ATGGCGGAAGGAGAGAGCGTGAAGCTCTTCGTAGGCCAAGTGCCGAAGCAGATGTCGGAGGTTCAGCTCCTCCAAGCGTTGAGAGATTTCGCCCTCGTCGACGAGGTCAAACTCATCAGAGACAAAGAGACGCGCGCTTCCAGAG GATGTTGTTTCGCCATATGCCCTTCTAGAGAGGAGGCAGACAAGGCTGTCAACGCGTGCCATGAGAAGATCACGCTGCCTGGG GCGTCTAGGCTGTTGCAAATGAAGTATGCTGATGGAGAACTGGAAAGACTAG AGAATAAATTGTTCATTGGTATGCTTCCGAAAACTGTTTCTGATGCTGAGGTGTCAGCTCTATTTTCGGTATATGGAACGATAAAGGACTTGCAAATTCTCAGGGGGTCTGGTCAAACTAGCAAAG GTTGTGCTTTTATGAAATTTGAGACAAAAGAGCAAGCACTTGCGGCAATAGAGGCACTTAATGGAAAGCATAAGATGGAG GGTTCTTATATTCCTTTGGTGGTCAAGTGGGCTGATACAGAGAAGGAAAGACAGACTCGGAAAGTTCGAAAAGCACTTTTGCAAGCTTCGACTTTGCAAATAGCTTCTGGACAACAACAAGCCGTATATGGTGCTCTACCAATGAGTTATATGCCTGCATATAATGGCTATGGTTATCAG ACACCAGGTCCTTATAATTTTGTGCGCTATCGCCTACCTCAGTTGCAGAATCGACCAACCTTCCCTAATTTCGTACCAACTACAGACCAAGGACGTTCTATACGTGGAGCCGTTCCTGATCCTTCATCCGGAGCTTCATCAAGTAATTATGCAGCGCCATCTGCAAACTACATAGGTTCTGCTTATCCAACCACACCAGGGGTTCATTATCCCTGGACACATCCTAGAGCAATCATGAATAATCAGCAATTTGGAGCTTCTTCAACTTTGTCACCATCTAGTTCTAGTAGCCAAGCTGTAGCTGCTTCACGTGTTAGACCAAGCTCTTTGGTTCACGTTGAAG GTCCTCGCGGAGCTAATCTATTTATCTTCCACATTCCCCAACAATATGGTGATGTACAGCTTGCAAATCTGTTTCTGCGTTTTGGTAGGGTTCTGAGTGCAAAAGTTTTTGTTGACAAAACAACGAATGTCAGCAAGTGTTTTG GATTTGTTAGTTATGATTCACCAGCAGCAGCACAAAATGCAATTAATGCAATGAATGGCTATCAGTTAGGTGGTAAAAAATTGAAGGTTCAACTCAAAAGGGAGAGTAACAAAAAAAATCTGAACTTTGAG ATTCAACTGCACAGAAAGGTTGGAAATTTCTGCCATGCCGGCATGGAGCTTATAAAGCGCCCTGCAATCACCTGGAGGCTGGAGTGTCAAG GTTTTCACCTTTTGTTGCTTCTAACGTCTTTGGTCCAGTTTTGTCACAGATGCTTCCTGTTTATGATCCATTATGAATAA
- the LOC121743913 gene encoding RNA-binding protein BRN1-like isoform X2, with protein MAEGESVKLFVGQVPKQMSEVQLLQALRDFALVDEVKLIRDKETRASRGCCFAICPSREEADKAVNACHEKITLPGASRLLQMKYADGELERLENKLFIGMLPKTVSDAEVSALFSVYGTIKDLQILRGSGQTSKGCAFMKFETKEQALAAIEALNGKHKMEGSYIPLVVKWADTEKERQTRKVRKALLQASTLQIASGQQQAVYGALPMSYMPAYNGYGYQTPGPYNFVRYRLPQLQNRPTFPNFVPTTDQGRSIRGAVPDPSSGASSSNYAAPSANYIGSAYPTTPGVHYPWTHPRAIMNNQQFGASSTLSPSSSSSQAVAASRVRPSSLVHVEGPRGANLFIFHIPQQYGDVQLANLFLRFGRVLSAKVFVDKTTNVSKCFGFVSYDSPAAAQNAINAMNGYQLGGKKLKVQLKRESNKKNLNFEIQLHRKVGNFCHAGMELIKRPAITWRLECQGFLHI; from the exons ATGGCGGAAGGAGAGAGCGTGAAGCTCTTCGTAGGCCAAGTGCCGAAGCAGATGTCGGAGGTTCAGCTCCTCCAAGCGTTGAGAGATTTCGCCCTCGTCGACGAGGTCAAACTCATCAGAGACAAAGAGACGCGCGCTTCCAGAG GATGTTGTTTCGCCATATGCCCTTCTAGAGAGGAGGCAGACAAGGCTGTCAACGCGTGCCATGAGAAGATCACGCTGCCTGGG GCGTCTAGGCTGTTGCAAATGAAGTATGCTGATGGAGAACTGGAAAGACTAG AGAATAAATTGTTCATTGGTATGCTTCCGAAAACTGTTTCTGATGCTGAGGTGTCAGCTCTATTTTCGGTATATGGAACGATAAAGGACTTGCAAATTCTCAGGGGGTCTGGTCAAACTAGCAAAG GTTGTGCTTTTATGAAATTTGAGACAAAAGAGCAAGCACTTGCGGCAATAGAGGCACTTAATGGAAAGCATAAGATGGAG GGTTCTTATATTCCTTTGGTGGTCAAGTGGGCTGATACAGAGAAGGAAAGACAGACTCGGAAAGTTCGAAAAGCACTTTTGCAAGCTTCGACTTTGCAAATAGCTTCTGGACAACAACAAGCCGTATATGGTGCTCTACCAATGAGTTATATGCCTGCATATAATGGCTATGGTTATCAG ACACCAGGTCCTTATAATTTTGTGCGCTATCGCCTACCTCAGTTGCAGAATCGACCAACCTTCCCTAATTTCGTACCAACTACAGACCAAGGACGTTCTATACGTGGAGCCGTTCCTGATCCTTCATCCGGAGCTTCATCAAGTAATTATGCAGCGCCATCTGCAAACTACATAGGTTCTGCTTATCCAACCACACCAGGGGTTCATTATCCCTGGACACATCCTAGAGCAATCATGAATAATCAGCAATTTGGAGCTTCTTCAACTTTGTCACCATCTAGTTCTAGTAGCCAAGCTGTAGCTGCTTCACGTGTTAGACCAAGCTCTTTGGTTCACGTTGAAG GTCCTCGCGGAGCTAATCTATTTATCTTCCACATTCCCCAACAATATGGTGATGTACAGCTTGCAAATCTGTTTCTGCGTTTTGGTAGGGTTCTGAGTGCAAAAGTTTTTGTTGACAAAACAACGAATGTCAGCAAGTGTTTTG GATTTGTTAGTTATGATTCACCAGCAGCAGCACAAAATGCAATTAATGCAATGAATGGCTATCAGTTAGGTGGTAAAAAATTGAAGGTTCAACTCAAAAGGGAGAGTAACAAAAAAAATCTGAACTTTGAG ATTCAACTGCACAGAAAGGTTGGAAATTTCTGCCATGCCGGCATGGAGCTTATAAAGCGCCCTGCAATCACCTGGAGGCTGGAGTGTCAAG gtTTCCTGCATATATGA